The following are encoded in a window of Methanomassiliicoccales archaeon genomic DNA:
- a CDS encoding TldD/PmbA family protein — MEDHLDFVIELARSLGATYAEARFQSDHSESNLLKNGVPEVSSFETKKGIGVRVLVNGGLGFGATNQMTKKDLRSVVKRALSAAKESARVRRSPIVMGPAEMGQGKVEIRPRVGFDAVGLEGRISLLQEVDEAGMRSAERSGIKLAGRYISLDTLTTEKIVVSSEGAKVYSRVPRVAMDIFLTAYDPQKGSAQRMINLGESSGWEGVERWDVPTTVGKEVEDLASILLKAETMKEETSDVVLGPDVVGIVSHESSGHPGEADRILGREAAQAGETYLQRDSLGLKVGSEVVNVVEDPTIPRSYGFYLFDDEGVRARKRYLIKEGRISEFLHNRETANEFGVASNASARSVAYNREPIVRMSNTFVEPGDLGFEELVEGVRFGVYIKNFMEWNIDDRRYNQRYVGLEAYRIEDGELRGRLRNPVLEMTTPALWSAVDAVGKELRFSAATCGKGDPMQGIPVWTGGPHMRLRNVRLGGSA; from the coding sequence ATGGAGGATCACTTGGATTTCGTCATCGAGTTGGCGCGGAGCCTGGGAGCGACCTACGCCGAGGCGCGTTTTCAATCGGATCACAGCGAATCGAACCTTCTGAAGAATGGAGTCCCGGAGGTCTCTTCCTTCGAGACCAAGAAAGGCATCGGGGTAAGGGTGCTGGTGAACGGTGGATTGGGTTTCGGGGCCACCAATCAGATGACCAAGAAGGATCTGCGGTCGGTGGTGAAGCGCGCTCTGTCGGCGGCAAAGGAGTCGGCTCGCGTTCGCAGATCGCCCATCGTCATGGGCCCAGCGGAGATGGGCCAAGGGAAGGTGGAGATCAGGCCTCGCGTAGGCTTCGACGCCGTGGGCCTGGAAGGACGCATATCGCTCTTGCAGGAAGTAGATGAGGCCGGAATGAGGTCGGCCGAGAGGTCTGGCATCAAACTCGCCGGGCGCTACATCTCCCTGGACACGCTGACCACGGAGAAGATCGTGGTCAGCTCAGAAGGCGCGAAGGTGTACTCACGCGTACCGAGGGTAGCGATGGACATCTTCCTCACCGCCTACGACCCTCAGAAAGGCTCGGCGCAGCGCATGATCAATCTGGGCGAGTCGTCAGGCTGGGAAGGGGTGGAGCGTTGGGATGTGCCCACCACCGTAGGCAAGGAGGTCGAGGACCTGGCGAGCATACTGCTCAAGGCAGAGACGATGAAGGAGGAGACCAGCGACGTCGTCCTTGGCCCGGACGTGGTAGGAATTGTGAGCCACGAGAGCAGTGGGCATCCGGGAGAGGCGGACCGGATACTGGGGAGGGAGGCGGCCCAGGCAGGCGAGACCTATCTGCAGCGCGATTCGTTGGGCTTGAAGGTTGGTTCAGAGGTAGTGAACGTGGTGGAGGACCCGACCATCCCCCGTTCCTATGGTTTCTATCTCTTTGATGATGAGGGGGTAAGGGCCCGGAAGCGCTACTTGATCAAGGAAGGTCGAATCAGCGAGTTCCTGCACAACCGGGAGACGGCCAACGAGTTCGGGGTGGCGAGCAACGCCTCCGCTCGGTCGGTGGCCTACAACCGAGAGCCGATCGTGCGCATGTCCAACACGTTCGTCGAGCCAGGCGACCTGGGCTTCGAGGAGCTGGTGGAAGGCGTTCGGTTCGGGGTCTACATCAAGAACTTCATGGAATGGAACATCGACGACCGCAGGTACAACCAACGATACGTCGGACTGGAGGCCTATCGCATCGAGGACGGCGAGCTCAGAGGACGACTGCGCAACCCCGTGCTGGAGATGACCACTCCGGCTCTTTGGTCCGCAGTGGACGCTGTGGGCAAGGAGCTGAGGTTCAGCGCCGCCACCTGTGGCAAAGGGGATCCGATGCAGGGCATCCCCGTTTGGACCGGCGGACCTCACATGAGGCTGCGCAACGTCCGCCTGGGGGGATCGGCGTGA
- the dnaG gene encoding DNA primase DnaG — MNIDPSTTKYLIKARLNADGIVEKPDVVGAIFGQTEGLLGDELDLRDLQKSGRIGRIEVDVHSKQGKSEGDVLIPSSLDQVETVILASALETIDRVGPCRAKIAVESIEDVRISKRQKIIERARDLLTDLIKQSKTSGIDLTESVRQSVQVEEVIYFGKERLPAGPNVPESDAIIVVEGRSDVLNLLKSGIKNAIAVEGTNIPKSISDLSKERVITAFVDGDRGGELILRELFQVAEVDFVARAPRGLEVEELTQKQIMKCLRNKVPAEQFIEMFGLEGDQVMSRNGEKAALKRTEIEEKADRGEKSDRPERPEKPEPRQEQQRPEQKQEKPERQERPERQERPERQERSERQERPERQERQERVERAEPTGTAEEPRELKGPAKKLNAAQEKYKGIINELSATSKARLIGANGAVMKEVPVKELVNTLKEGMEGLSAIVFDGIITQRILDIAADKKIGTIIGAKMGNITKQPANVEVWTKEDLN; from the coding sequence ATGAATATCGATCCCAGTACTACCAAGTACTTAATAAAGGCAAGACTGAACGCTGACGGCATAGTGGAGAAACCTGACGTGGTCGGCGCAATCTTCGGGCAGACGGAAGGCCTGCTCGGGGACGAGCTCGACCTGCGCGACCTGCAGAAGAGCGGCAGGATAGGCAGGATCGAGGTCGACGTGCACTCCAAGCAGGGCAAATCCGAGGGCGATGTGCTCATCCCCTCCTCCCTGGACCAAGTGGAGACCGTCATCCTCGCTTCCGCCCTGGAGACCATCGATCGAGTAGGCCCGTGCAGGGCCAAGATCGCGGTCGAGAGCATCGAGGACGTGAGGATCAGCAAGAGGCAAAAGATCATCGAAAGAGCTAGGGACCTGCTCACCGACCTCATCAAGCAGTCCAAGACCAGCGGCATCGACCTCACGGAGAGCGTGCGGCAGTCGGTGCAGGTGGAAGAGGTCATCTACTTCGGCAAGGAGCGGCTGCCAGCCGGTCCGAACGTACCGGAATCGGACGCCATCATCGTCGTGGAAGGCCGGTCGGACGTGCTCAACCTGCTCAAATCCGGCATCAAGAACGCCATCGCGGTGGAGGGGACGAACATCCCCAAGAGCATCAGCGATCTTTCGAAGGAAAGGGTCATCACAGCCTTCGTGGACGGGGACCGGGGTGGAGAGCTCATCCTGCGTGAACTGTTCCAGGTGGCGGAGGTGGACTTCGTTGCTCGCGCCCCGCGCGGTCTCGAGGTAGAGGAACTGACCCAGAAGCAGATCATGAAGTGCCTGCGCAACAAGGTGCCGGCGGAACAGTTCATCGAGATGTTCGGCCTGGAGGGCGACCAGGTCATGTCCCGCAACGGGGAGAAGGCCGCTCTGAAGCGCACGGAGATCGAGGAGAAGGCCGATCGTGGCGAGAAGTCCGATCGGCCGGAGCGCCCGGAGAAGCCCGAGCCTCGACAAGAGCAGCAGCGCCCGGAGCAGAAGCAGGAGAAACCTGAACGCCAGGAGCGCCCGGAACGACAGGAGAGGCCAGAAAGGCAAGAACGGTCCGAGAGACAGGAGCGGCCTGAGCGTCAGGAACGCCAGGAGCGCGTGGAAAGGGCCGAGCCAACCGGAACCGCGGAAGAGCCTCGGGAGCTTAAGGGTCCGGCCAAGAAGCTCAACGCCGCCCAAGAGAAGTACAAGGGCATCATCAATGAGCTTTCGGCCACGTCCAAGGCCAGGCTCATCGGCGCCAACGGCGCCGTGATGAAAGAGGTGCCTGTCAAAGAGCTCGTGAACACCCTGAAGGAAGGAATGGAAGGGCTGAGCGCCATCGTCTTCGACGGCATCATAACCCAGCGCATACTGGACATCGCCGCGGACAAGAAGATCGGCACCATCATCGGAGCCAAGATGGGCAATATCACCAAGCAACCGGCCAACGTGGAAGTGTGGACCAAGGAAGACCTGAACTGA
- a CDS encoding ATP-binding protein: MDQGRPELRTAMKAQGAKLPDLKAISTTSDIKIPQDPLMRVIGQEEAVALAKIAATQRRHLLLVGPPGTGKSMIAQALALYLSVPTEEIRVVHNPENPERPLVEVKKDVEVRSEYQSKEFASGDLVDPKNAPVNVAERLGYRCRNCGHYSSYRERFCNKCQKPKTGDASATGTPFGDIMTGLLEAGLAGGQMQLGGAGKDRVTTTRNRFGKEEVVVFERTGEMIRVLDQAALEKRRELEKIRPRKVIVPLERNPFVLATGASETELLGDVRHDPYGGHPQLGTQPYERVIAGAIQEAHQGVLFIDELSHLGHLQRYILTAMQERRFPITGRNPQSSGASVKVENVPCDFILVGACNIQDLELVLSPLRSRINGNGYEVLVKTTMEDSETNRARVAQFVAQEIAVDGKIPPATIEAVHAILHEAKRRAKVIDGQSNSLTVRLRELGGLIRAAGDLASMEGEKLIDRKHIEEAIKRNRSIEEQIKDRYGSYAKGLGSDISSSQKEKSPYYFWNEHGDDKMFH, encoded by the coding sequence GTGGACCAAGGAAGACCTGAACTGAGGACGGCCATGAAGGCACAAGGCGCGAAGCTCCCCGACCTGAAGGCGATCTCCACCACTTCGGACATAAAGATCCCTCAGGACCCGCTCATGCGGGTCATCGGTCAGGAAGAGGCCGTGGCCTTGGCCAAGATCGCCGCCACCCAACGCAGGCATCTGCTGTTGGTCGGACCACCGGGCACGGGCAAGAGCATGATCGCCCAAGCCCTCGCCCTCTATCTCTCCGTCCCCACAGAAGAGATAAGGGTGGTGCATAACCCAGAGAATCCGGAACGACCGCTGGTCGAGGTCAAGAAGGATGTCGAGGTGAGGAGCGAATACCAATCGAAGGAGTTCGCCTCCGGGGACCTGGTCGATCCCAAGAATGCGCCAGTGAACGTGGCCGAGAGACTGGGTTATAGGTGCCGCAACTGCGGCCATTATTCTTCTTACAGGGAACGTTTCTGCAATAAGTGCCAGAAACCAAAGACAGGGGACGCGAGCGCCACCGGAACTCCTTTTGGCGACATCATGACCGGGCTGCTGGAGGCCGGATTGGCCGGAGGACAGATGCAGCTGGGAGGGGCTGGCAAGGACCGAGTCACCACCACCCGCAACCGCTTCGGCAAGGAGGAGGTGGTGGTGTTCGAGCGCACCGGCGAGATGATCCGGGTGTTGGACCAGGCGGCCCTGGAGAAGCGGCGCGAGCTGGAGAAGATCAGACCGCGCAAGGTCATCGTGCCCCTGGAGCGAAATCCATTCGTGCTAGCCACCGGAGCGAGCGAGACCGAGCTCCTGGGCGACGTGCGCCACGACCCTTATGGCGGGCATCCGCAGCTGGGAACTCAGCCATATGAACGAGTGATCGCAGGCGCTATCCAGGAGGCGCATCAGGGAGTGCTCTTCATCGACGAGCTATCGCATCTTGGGCACCTTCAGAGATACATCCTCACCGCAATGCAGGAGAGGCGCTTTCCTATCACCGGCCGCAATCCTCAGAGCTCGGGCGCAAGCGTCAAAGTGGAGAACGTGCCCTGCGATTTTATTCTCGTAGGCGCCTGCAACATCCAGGACCTAGAACTGGTGCTCTCTCCTCTTCGCTCGCGCATCAACGGCAACGGATACGAGGTGCTGGTCAAGACCACCATGGAGGATAGCGAGACAAACCGCGCCCGGGTGGCTCAGTTCGTGGCGCAGGAGATCGCCGTGGACGGGAAGATACCGCCTGCGACCATCGAAGCGGTGCACGCCATCCTGCACGAGGCCAAGCGCCGGGCCAAGGTGATCGATGGCCAGAGCAACTCCCTGACCGTCAGACTCAGAGAGCTTGGAGGCCTCATTCGAGCGGCTGGCGACCTGGCTTCGATGGAAGGGGAGAAGCTCATCGACCGCAAGCATATCGAGGAAGCGATCAAGCGCAACCGCTCCATCGAGGAGCAGATCAAGGACCGCTACGGCTCCTATGCCAAAGGTCTCGGTTCGGACATATCCTCCTCGCAGAAAGAGAAGTCGCCATACTACTTCTGGAACGAGCATGGCGACGACAAGATGTTCCATTGA
- a CDS encoding hemerythrin domain-containing protein has translation MRFSVTLLQYEHGLIRQVIDVLAEMVKRQDMEKHRRQAISIVRFLDEYMDKFHHPKEERFLFPAGARAVGGMRDEVERLLLDHRRARAMISKMKRQAGQKDEPLAKEFQVTARQLIDHLVTHIRHEEDVVFPRFEEALSMEEDEKLAMDYAKFAQGFDPEFVKRAEDFAVRMQDEVLGPGYYQGIR, from the coding sequence GTGCGCTTCTCCGTCACCCTGCTGCAGTACGAGCATGGCCTAATCCGCCAGGTCATCGATGTTCTAGCCGAGATGGTGAAGAGGCAGGATATGGAGAAGCACCGCCGGCAAGCGATCAGTATCGTCCGGTTCCTGGACGAGTACATGGACAAGTTCCACCATCCGAAAGAGGAGCGATTCCTCTTTCCTGCCGGGGCAAGGGCAGTGGGCGGGATGAGGGACGAGGTGGAGCGACTTCTATTAGACCATCGCAGGGCCCGGGCCATGATATCCAAGATGAAGCGGCAGGCGGGTCAGAAGGACGAGCCTCTGGCCAAGGAGTTCCAGGTCACCGCCCGGCAGCTCATCGACCACCTAGTGACGCATATCCGGCACGAGGAGGACGTGGTCTTTCCCCGGTTCGAGGAGGCGTTGAGCATGGAGGAGGATGAGAAGCTGGCGATGGACTACGCCAAGTTCGCCCAAGGCTTCGATCCGGAGTTCGTGAAGCGGGCCGAGGACTTTGCGGTGAGGATGCAGGACGAGGTCCTCGGGCCCGGCTACTACCAGGGCATCCGCTGA
- a CDS encoding MoaD/ThiS family protein, which translates to MPSVRIQKGEETKPVQLSEGATIEDLLRQLGLFPDAHIVMIGARPVPLTYVLVEGDLLRILKVASGG; encoded by the coding sequence ATGCCGTCCGTAAGAATTCAGAAGGGAGAGGAAACCAAACCGGTGCAGTTGAGCGAAGGTGCGACGATCGAGGATCTCCTGCGGCAGCTCGGCCTCTTCCCGGATGCGCACATCGTGATGATCGGCGCGAGACCCGTTCCCTTGACCTATGTCCTGGTCGAAGGCGATCTGCTCCGAATTCTAAAGGTCGCCTCTGGCGGCTGA
- a CDS encoding TldD/PmbA family protein — MRADEICQLVLRTCKAEGVADAVVAVTQSENTMVRFSNNQITVTNALQEASAFIFVADSGRKAGTNVADLSKRTLVNTSKKVVESAKRGPAGDVSAPLPKGPFNYEPTLLENNPVPMEAKKLVSYVKEGMDAALGQGAERVAGSLIADNSRVTLQTSAGAFGVAKKSSLELSLRAFQSSLASGHAVRISGSEQDFRPSEAGEEAGRMAVLAKDPVNIEPGQYEAVLGPLVFADLVQHAGRMASAFSVDAGFSFLAGKMGQKVCSEQLTVCDDATLPGAYGSYAFDSEGLPTRRTAIIEKGVLKSYLHNSATAKKFGVESTANAGLVAPHAFNLTVDAGTRSVDELIRSVDKGIYVTNNWYLRYQNMQTGDFSTIPRDAMFLIENGQIGKSIKEMRISDNVLRILSDTSALSKERKWIKWWEVEIPVLAPTALVNGLRFTRSRM, encoded by the coding sequence GTGAGGGCGGATGAGATCTGCCAGCTGGTGCTGCGCACCTGCAAGGCGGAGGGGGTGGCGGACGCGGTGGTGGCGGTCACCCAATCCGAGAACACCATGGTGCGCTTCTCCAACAATCAGATCACGGTGACGAATGCGCTCCAGGAGGCCTCGGCTTTCATCTTCGTGGCGGATTCCGGACGCAAGGCGGGCACCAACGTCGCCGACCTGTCCAAGAGGACGCTGGTCAACACATCCAAGAAGGTGGTGGAATCGGCCAAGAGAGGTCCGGCCGGGGACGTGTCCGCTCCGTTGCCGAAAGGGCCGTTCAACTACGAACCGACGCTGCTCGAGAACAATCCAGTGCCCATGGAGGCGAAGAAGCTCGTATCCTATGTCAAGGAGGGAATGGATGCGGCGTTGGGCCAAGGGGCGGAGCGGGTGGCCGGCTCGCTCATCGCCGACAATAGTCGGGTCACGCTCCAGACGAGCGCGGGTGCGTTCGGCGTGGCCAAGAAATCATCGTTGGAGCTGTCCCTGCGTGCCTTCCAATCAAGCCTCGCCTCCGGACATGCGGTGAGGATCTCGGGCTCAGAGCAGGACTTCCGGCCATCGGAAGCGGGGGAGGAGGCCGGGAGGATGGCGGTCCTGGCCAAGGACCCGGTGAACATCGAACCGGGGCAGTACGAGGCGGTCCTCGGTCCGCTGGTCTTCGCAGACCTAGTGCAGCATGCTGGCAGGATGGCGTCGGCCTTCAGCGTGGACGCCGGGTTCTCCTTCCTGGCGGGCAAGATGGGGCAAAAGGTGTGCTCCGAACAGCTCACGGTGTGCGATGACGCCACGTTGCCAGGTGCGTACGGCTCATACGCCTTCGACTCCGAGGGACTGCCGACGCGGCGGACAGCGATAATCGAGAAGGGAGTTCTGAAGAGCTACCTGCACAACAGCGCCACGGCCAAGAAGTTCGGGGTGGAGAGCACGGCCAACGCCGGTCTGGTCGCTCCGCACGCTTTCAATCTGACCGTCGATGCTGGCACAAGAAGCGTGGACGAGCTGATCCGTTCGGTTGACAAGGGCATCTACGTCACGAACAATTGGTATCTCCGCTACCAGAACATGCAGACCGGGGATTTCTCCACCATACCCCGAGACGCGATGTTCCTGATCGAGAACGGCCAGATAGGTAAGTCCATCAAAGAGATGCGCATCAGCGACAATGTCCTGCGCATATTGAGCGACACCAGTGCTCTGTCCAAGGAGCGCAAGTGGATCAAGTGGTGGGAGGTGGAGATCCCCGTCCTGGCTCCCACGGCCTTGGTGAATGGTCTCAGATTCACACGCTCGCGCATGTGA
- a CDS encoding Ig-like domain-containing protein: MTCTVDTTGPVTTITFPTDDWETQLVNFTAYYNATDALSTVDHFMGRLINNTGPYTYGWVNVGLDNAPWIINFTSDVNLTSGWWTLEVQAYDNLTNPGNIASVNFNITPDVDIVVPAEGGYYPGNFTASWTYELVQNTLLGHFELRLANATYDSGWVIFGTSTSFYITQLNNWNDLNGTSLTNSNYTFMVKLVDNTTFEYTDSVGFNVDNVDPVVDIYDPADDVITNQQNMTIFWTGSDVWTGVDHYEIRLTNDTGFDSTWVDVGLNVSAWITNLTSGLLLDQGNWTFNVTAFDMAGNSAWDDEEIMVDLTLPYVNITYPADDWITNVVNFTLVWEGSDIISGLDHFEVNLTNSSGLDSGWVDVGLDLSAYITNFTVAHADLEDGFYLIEVKAFDKAGNNATDDEEFQIDTVDPTLSITHPTNDTYWNNNNFTAEWNATGTGTAIDHSVVKITNLTATPVTMTLTITGTTNTTKIGDVWGSNLSDGAYLIEVTVYDMALNHVSKEANFTVDTVGPVVEFVVPEDVSGRWWTNDNNFTVEWTVAINLAPIFNQTLWITNSTGGVINITYLAVSALNYTIWDLLGNLTLEDGNYTVFLNVTDEAGNYELEVQDIGVDTVGSVVEFVVPEDMLGRWWTNDNNFTIEWTVTISLAPIFNETLQITNSTGGLIGTAYPGVSDLSYDIWDLLGSEVLEDGNYTIYLNVTDEADNVVNKVQDIGIDIVGPECEFVVPSTVDPVWYTNDNNFTIEWTATADIFGAPIVDQMLQITNSTGGLIGTANPAVGVLTYDIWDLLGSDTLADGAYTIYLNVTDEAGNVCNEAQDIIVDTAIPSLDITYPASGGYFSRTWMNVTWVTSDPDGMQNTTVFLNGVLVSDQSWTQMWYNFTGLGQGLQNVTVKAHDIIWNEVVKSVEFTVDTISPTVVISQPLVDAYINTTSVMVVWTASDSGSGINYTEVRIDGNATWTNVGTDEAYTFTGLIDGAHTVEVRTFDMAMNTAGASRSFTIDTVAPVVTISDPYEGQLFDVDTVTVYWNGTDLNGIDHYEVSYNGEPFESVGSDISKVFEMLNDGMHNVVVKAFDLAMNTNTSYVNFITDSTDPEVTISFPALGYMTNMDNVTAYWNATDATSGVNHTTYAIDGGAAVKIEGVGPYSMWFAALSEGSHTVDVVAYDVAGHHKGASVSFLVDLNAPTIEITAPVEGQYYNVALIHGAWTVVDDQSGVAEILVKLDTAVDWTSIGWNATHDFAALTHGDHTIYVKAIDNVTNERVVSVTFHVDLVAPTITAKSPTGVAVAIGTTVSVTFSEAMLTSSVSIVGVPAVTMGTPSWNIGNTTATWTQPVGGALTYATNYTLTVSGTDLAGNAISGDRTIVFKTITQVTGIVKDANGNPIQGANVSLSMPGMTTVYALTDATGHFAIVIAGGTYALKVTKSGFDDLSKQITVGPGLVNNLGNLGMNPTADYTLAIVIVVIVLGAALVFLFLRRRKA, from the coding sequence GTGACTTGCACCGTCGATACGACCGGCCCCGTGACAACGATTACATTCCCCACCGATGATTGGGAGACGCAGCTTGTCAACTTCACTGCCTACTACAATGCCACTGATGCCCTATCCACGGTGGATCACTTCATGGGCAGGTTGATCAACAACACTGGCCCCTACACCTATGGTTGGGTGAACGTTGGCCTGGACAACGCCCCATGGATCATCAACTTCACATCGGACGTGAATCTTACATCAGGATGGTGGACGCTAGAGGTCCAAGCATACGATAACCTGACGAATCCCGGCAACATAGCCTCGGTGAACTTCAACATCACGCCGGACGTGGACATAGTTGTGCCAGCGGAAGGCGGCTATTACCCTGGCAATTTCACCGCGTCGTGGACTTACGAACTTGTCCAGAACACGCTCCTCGGTCACTTCGAGCTCAGGCTCGCAAATGCCACCTATGACAGCGGCTGGGTCATATTCGGGACCTCGACCTCATTCTACATCACCCAACTCAACAACTGGAATGATTTGAACGGAACCAGCCTCACGAACAGTAATTATACGTTCATGGTGAAGCTCGTCGACAACACCACGTTCGAGTACACTGATAGCGTCGGGTTCAATGTTGATAACGTCGATCCGGTCGTGGACATCTATGATCCGGCCGATGACGTCATCACCAATCAGCAGAACATGACCATCTTCTGGACGGGAAGCGATGTCTGGACTGGCGTTGATCACTACGAGATCCGCCTCACCAACGACACTGGCTTCGACTCCACTTGGGTGGATGTTGGGTTGAACGTTTCCGCATGGATAACCAATCTGACCAGCGGATTGCTCCTTGACCAGGGCAACTGGACATTCAACGTGACCGCTTTCGACATGGCTGGAAACAGCGCGTGGGACGACGAGGAGATCATGGTGGATCTGACCTTGCCATACGTCAACATCACCTACCCAGCGGACGACTGGATCACTAACGTGGTCAACTTCACCCTGGTGTGGGAGGGCAGCGACATAATCAGCGGGCTCGATCACTTCGAGGTGAACTTGACGAACAGCAGTGGTCTTGATTCCGGTTGGGTCGATGTTGGCCTGGACCTCAGCGCGTACATAACCAACTTCACGGTCGCCCATGCTGACCTCGAGGATGGCTTCTACCTCATAGAGGTGAAGGCGTTCGACAAGGCTGGCAACAACGCTACCGACGACGAAGAGTTCCAGATCGACACAGTGGATCCAACATTATCTATCACACACCCCACCAACGACACCTATTGGAATAATAATAACTTCACCGCGGAATGGAACGCGACCGGTACAGGCACGGCGATCGACCACAGCGTGGTCAAGATAACCAACCTGACCGCGACGCCAGTCACCATGACGCTGACGATCACTGGAACCACGAACACCACAAAGATCGGCGACGTCTGGGGAAGTAACCTGTCCGATGGGGCATACCTGATAGAAGTGACTGTCTATGATATGGCCCTCAACCACGTTTCGAAGGAGGCCAACTTCACCGTCGACACCGTTGGACCGGTCGTCGAGTTCGTGGTACCCGAGGATGTTTCTGGACGCTGGTGGACTAACGACAATAACTTCACCGTCGAGTGGACCGTGGCCATAAACCTGGCACCGATATTCAACCAGACGCTCTGGATCACCAACAGCACTGGTGGCGTGATCAATATCACCTACCTGGCTGTGAGTGCCCTGAACTACACAATCTGGGACCTGTTGGGCAATTTGACCCTGGAGGATGGCAACTATACTGTCTTTCTGAACGTCACTGACGAAGCGGGCAACTATGAGCTCGAGGTACAGGACATCGGTGTGGACACCGTTGGATCGGTGGTCGAGTTCGTTGTGCCTGAGGATATGCTTGGCCGCTGGTGGACCAACGACAACAACTTCACCATCGAGTGGACAGTGACCATCAGCCTGGCACCGATATTCAACGAGACGCTTCAGATCACCAACAGCACAGGTGGCTTGATCGGGACCGCCTATCCGGGCGTGAGCGATCTAAGCTACGATATCTGGGACCTGTTGGGCAGTGAAGTTCTGGAAGATGGCAACTATACCATCTACCTGAACGTCACCGATGAAGCTGACAACGTCGTCAATAAGGTACAGGACATCGGTATTGACATCGTTGGACCGGAATGCGAATTCGTGGTGCCGTCGACTGTGGACCCTGTTTGGTACACTAACGACAACAACTTCACCATCGAGTGGACGGCGACAGCCGACATCTTTGGCGCTCCGATCGTCGACCAGATGCTTCAGATCACCAACTCAACTGGTGGCTTGATCGGGACCGCAAACCCAGCCGTGGGCGTCCTAACCTACGACATCTGGGACCTGTTGGGCAGTGACACTCTGGCAGATGGCGCATATACCATCTACCTGAACGTCACCGATGAAGCGGGCAACGTCTGCAATGAAGCGCAAGATATCATCGTCGACACCGCAATTCCGTCCCTGGATATCACCTATCCAGCGAGCGGCGGCTACTTCAGCCGGACCTGGATGAACGTCACCTGGGTTACTAGCGACCCGGACGGCATGCAGAACACCACGGTGTTCCTCAATGGCGTGCTCGTGAGCGACCAGAGCTGGACCCAAATGTGGTATAACTTCACAGGTCTGGGACAAGGCTTGCAGAACGTGACCGTCAAGGCGCATGACATCATCTGGAACGAGGTCGTGAAGTCGGTGGAGTTCACCGTCGACACCATCTCGCCGACGGTCGTCATTAGCCAGCCGCTGGTCGACGCGTACATCAACACGACTTCAGTCATGGTCGTCTGGACCGCTAGCGATAGCGGATCCGGGATCAACTACACTGAGGTAAGGATCGACGGCAACGCGACCTGGACGAACGTGGGCACCGACGAAGCATACACCTTCACCGGACTGATCGACGGTGCGCACACAGTGGAAGTCAGAACCTTCGACATGGCGATGAACACCGCAGGTGCCAGCCGGAGCTTCACCATCGATACTGTTGCGCCGGTCGTGACGATCAGCGACCCGTATGAGGGTCAGCTGTTCGATGTCGACACCGTGACGGTCTACTGGAACGGCACTGACCTGAATGGAATAGATCACTACGAGGTCAGCTACAACGGCGAGCCATTCGAGTCCGTTGGCAGCGACATCAGCAAAGTGTTCGAAATGCTGAACGATGGAATGCACAACGTTGTCGTGAAGGCGTTCGACCTGGCCATGAACACGAACACGTCGTATGTGAACTTCATCACCGACAGCACCGACCCGGAAGTGACCATAAGCTTCCCGGCACTGGGCTACATGACCAACATGGACAATGTGACGGCGTATTGGAACGCAACCGATGCCACTAGCGGTGTCAACCACACCACTTATGCCATCGACGGCGGAGCGGCGGTCAAGATCGAGGGAGTCGGACCCTACAGCATGTGGTTCGCTGCCTTGAGCGAGGGATCGCACACGGTTGACGTAGTCGCCTATGATGTCGCAGGGCACCACAAGGGAGCTTCTGTGTCATTCCTGGTGGATCTGAACGCGCCGACCATCGAGATCACTGCACCGGTTGAGGGCCAATACTACAACGTCGCCCTGATACACGGCGCTTGGACCGTGGTCGACGATCAATCGGGAGTGGCTGAGATACTGGTCAAGCTGGACACCGCTGTCGACTGGACATCCATCGGCTGGAACGCCACGCACGACTTCGCTGCACTGACGCACGGTGACCACACCATCTACGTGAAGGCCATCGACAACGTCACCAACGAGAGGGTCGTGAGCGTCACCTTCCACGTGGACCTGGTCGCACCGACCATCACTGCCAAATCCCCGACCGGAGTGGCGGTGGCGATCGGAACGACCGTCAGCGTTACCTTCTCTGAGGCGATGCTGACGTCCTCGGTGAGCATCGTCGGCGTGCCGGCAGTGACCATGGGCACACCATCCTGGAACATTGGCAACACAACCGCCACCTGGACCCAGCCGGTGGGCGGTGCGCTTACCTACGCGACGAACTACACCCTGACGGTGAGCGGCACTGACCTGGCGGGCAACGCGATATCCGGCGACCGGACGATCGTGTTCAAGACCATCACCCAGGTGACCGGTATCGTAAAGGACGCCAATGGCAACCCGATCCAGGGCGCGAACGTGTCCCTGAGCATGCCCGGAATGACGACGGTCTATGCATTGACCGACGCCACCGGACACTTCGCCATTGTCATCGCTGGCGGTACCTACGCACTGAAAGTGACCAAGAGCGGGTTCGACGACCTGAGCAAGCAGATCACCGTCGGTCCGGGGCTGGTAAATAACCTAGGCAACTTGGGAATGAACCCGACGGCGGACTACACTCTGGCGATCGTAATCGTGGTCATCGTCCTGGGTGCGGCTCTGGTGTTCCTGTTCCTGCGCCGGCGTAAGGCATAA